The genomic stretch TGAAAGCCTCTGCCAGGGTCATGCCGCCTTTACCTCCCGGTCTCGGTCAGGCAAGAAGCTTGTGTCCACATCTGGGTTCTTccccattttcctcttctttgtggTGATCTCTTGAGCAAAAGAAGACACAAGAAGTCAACAGTATGATGGCCCTTGCCTCAGGGGGGCAACTGTATCAACTCTATCAACTGTCAGAGGAAGGACGTCACGCCACGTCACATGATCTCTGGAAAAATCCACAGCACAGTCGTGAAAGAACAAGAGTACAGAAGGCCAAAGATGTCTTCACAGGATTATGAAGATGGTTTTGACCTCGCAGACTTCTCCAAAGGGTCTCAGAGACCCTAGGGTCACTGGATCACTCTTTGAGAACCACCAACCTAGAAGATGAGTCCACACTCCAGGGCAAGGGTTCCAGAGCCTGGACAACTTACAAAAATTCCAcaccggggacttccctggtggtccagtggctacaactccgtgctcccaatgcaaggggcctaggttcgatctttggtcagggaactagattccacatgccacaactaagagtttgcatggcacagctaagagttcacatgctgcaactacagatcctataagaaagacccagcacagccaaataaataaaaatatttttaaaaattctacactGGGTACCGACGGCCAGGCCCCCAAAACAAAATCTCCAGGGGGAGCGGAAGCACCCACAAAGCCCCAGTGACACACAGTGAGGTTGAAAGCCTCCCTCTAGACCTGTGCTGTCCCAAAGGTAGTCTCTGCTACACAGATGCAGGTAACAGCCAATGCAACTGACCTGCCAATGGGAACGTTTTAGACACCAAATACTTAATGTTACTAAATAGTACAAAGACTATCCCGGGGTTTCCCCCAAGAGGCTGGCAGGCTCTTTACTCTTTCTCCTGACAGCACTGGCTGCTCCCCTCAAAGCTGTCCCTGTGCCAACCCCTGCCTCAGTTCTACCATACGGATCCCAGACCATTAGGCTTTCTAAACACCCACCCCCTCCAGGCCTGCAGCTGCACCCTCCCTAGTCCTAAAATGTGTGCACTCCCACTGGCTCCACTTCTGGGCACACTCATCTCTCAACTCTACACGCCTCCCGACTCCCCACATCTCTGGGTGCTAATGAAATTCCCCTCACCCTGAAGGCCCAACTCAAATCATCCCCTCTCCTCTGGCCCCAGTGGGGTGCATGGTGTCCTGTGTGACTCCCACCAGGACAGAGACGGTGCCCAGTGTCTGTCCGTCTGCCTTGGTTCTAGCCCATCTGCAAGTGTGTGCTCGGCCCACAGAAGCCCCATGACATCTTAGTTCTTGCTCACCAGCCTTCCCAAGTCTTCCCTGTTACCCCCTGTTCCCTTGGGCAAGAGCTGCTCTGTCCAATTAGCAGCCACTTAATGTCTATGGTTGTGTCAATTTACACTGAAATTATTAACAGTTTGGTGCCCCAGTCACATGAGCCCCACACCTCCGCCAAGGGACTGCATACCTGGTTCCCACTCAGTCTGCCACCAGAAAGCAAGCCCTCTACTCAGCTTTGCCACAGTGAAGACTTGGCTCTCTCTCCTGCCCCAACTTCTGAGGTTCAAGGCCGCAAATGTGGTGAGCAGTCAAGGTTGTTGGTGGATGTGCTTCTTCATTCAAGACCCAGAAGCCAGGACAGAGCTCTGCCCGCTGAACCCATCCCCAGCCTGCCCTCACCTTCCCTTTCCAGCTCCTCCTCGTCCAtggccaccacctcctcctcctcctcgcctgcctcctcttcttcctccagggtGAAGGACAAGCTGGAGATCTTCCGCTTGGCCTCCTTCTTGCGCTCCTTTTCTCGCAGCTTCTCCAGCTTCCTGCCAAGGCACGGGTGGCTACCATGCACGTCCCCACCCCCAAGGCCCATGTCCCAACCCAGAGCCACCTGTGTGCTCAGTGCAGGGCAGGTCCCAGACAGCACAGGCCCAGAGTCCTACCACCCTGGGTCCCTTCAAGTTCACCAGCAGTGCTCTGATGATCAAAAGGCACCCCCACCTCCCGGCTTCCACAAGCAGGAACAGCCTCACCCGCCCCCAAACACAAGCTCCATCTGGAGGGGAGGACCCACAGCTGCAGCTCCTTCGACTGCTCCTTCTTGGCGAGTTGCTTCTCCCGCTCCTTCACCAGTGCCTCCTGCTTAGCCTTCATGTCGTTCAGGGTCACAAGACCTGAGAGTTAAGGAGACAGGGGGGTGAAAGGTGGTCACCCAGAGCAAACCACGCAGCGGGCCTTGGGCCAGGAGTGGGGGCACGAACGCTTTGCATACCCACAGTGCTGGACTTGAGCTCAGCCTCCACGGCATCGTAGTGTGCAGAGAACTTCTTGTCAATGTTGGACTTCATTATGTTCTCCTGTCCAGGAGGCAGAGCAGTGATGATGGCCACCTGCCACCCTACCATGGAAATGGGGACCTGGGTTCTCATCCCAAATGAGTCCCTAGACTATGATGTGGCCTTGAGAAAGACATGGCCCCTTTGCCTGATGGAGGGTCCCACGGGGCTGTGAGAGGCTCTTCCAAGTGCCCAGGCAGCCAAGTGGGGTGGTTTCCCTGCACTGTTCTGGTCCGTCCACATGTCCTGCTCACTCAGTAGTCTGGAGCCGTGGGTCCTACCTGCCTTTGGTATTTTTCACACCCAGCTCTTGAGCTGAAGCTCTGGAGACCCAAGGCAAGGAGTGACAAGAGGAAGCGGAGAGCAGATGGGGGCCTAGACCCTCACTGAGCAGTGTGACTCCCTCATGAGGCCCCCTCGCTCCAGGCTTGCCCCATCCCACTGCATACCACTGTATGAACCTCCACAGAGAGATGGACCTCCGTCTGGCCACACGGCAACAGCCAGGTGGGGGCTTGAGTGTAAACTGAGGCAGCAGTCAGGCCTCAACATGCAGCCACTTCCCCGCTGTCACGGGACCCAAGGCCCCCAAAGACCTAAGTGGGGTGGCCCACCACCAGCGGCCACTCACAGAAGCCCTTAGTGAACCGCTAGCACCTAGGACCCTCCTGCCTGCCTGTTAGTTGAAACGGGTTCAGTGGCCGGCAGAGTGGTTGGGGCCCGCCCTTCCGGAGAGCCACTGAACCCGGGCAGTGAGGAGCCAGAGACACAGGATGCTCTGTACCCTCGAGGGTCGCCCCAATTGCCACACATGCAACCACTGAATGTGGCTCCTTCCTGTTGCAGGCTTGTCACAACCTAGCTCGCCTCAGCCTTTtgggcccattttacagaggagcagACTGTCGCCGGCCTGCTTCCGCCCCTTGTTGGAGATTGGCGAGCAGCGTTCCCACCCCAACCCGCCGCCTGCACTCCAGTCCCGCCGCCCAGGGTCGCGCGGGGTCCCAGGAAGTCGGGGCGGCGGTTCGAGCGCCTGCTGTGAGgggccccggcccggcccgcACCTCAGCAATCCTCTGCTTCATCTGCTCCATCTGCTCGCGCTGCTTCTCCCGCTTCTTCATGAGGTGCATGGCGCGGCCCGCCTCGCTGGCGGCACCCTTGTACTGAGCCATGGCGGCGGCGACGGCGACGACGGACTGGCTGGGGCTCCGGAGCGACTGTGGCGATGGCGGCTCGGTCCGCTGACGCCCGCGCCTTGACGTCAGCCACCAGGGATCGCGCAGccgcctcgccccgccccgcTCCGACATGTGACCACCGGTCGCCCTGCCCCCTAGTGGTCCCGCCCCGCCGGCCCTCGGAGACTGGAAGATCCCGCTCTTCCTAGCTTCCCCATGAATTTCACAATAAGCCCTGGCCTGAGGCTGGGTCCCCAGTCCTACTTCCTTCTGTTGACCCCAAGGCTGCCCCCATCCCAGACCCTTCACGTCTTCAGTCTTGATCTCAGTCTAAGGGTAGATCCCCTCAGTCCCCTTGCTGCCTCCCTGCCTGAAGTCCCTCTGGTTACTTCTGCATCCTTGATTTTGACTCCCCTCCCAGGACTGGGCCCCAGTCCTGTTTCCCCAGGCCACGGGACTGGGCCTGAgtcccctctgcctcctcctcctccttcttggcCTGAAAGCAGGGGCCCTGTGCCTCTGCTTCCGCCACCTCAACCCCGACCCCAGGCTGGACCCATCTCCCATTTCCCTCACATTGACCCCCAAGGGTTGGAGTCCTGGATGTCAGTACTAGCTCaatgtgtggccttgggcagggtGATGTGACCTGCTCCCTTCAGTTCAGGAGCTCTGCAATTCCCTGATGAAGGAATTCACATTTTATAGCCATGGGGAACAAAGCTAAATAACGTGTAGTCCCAAGCCTGTGCAGGAGAGCAGGGCAGCCCAAGGAGCCAAGGCCCTGGCCTGAAAAcagctttaagaagaaaaaactaaagaTCTAGGCTCAGATTTCAACACAGTTTTATTGGgagagtttgttttctgtgaaataCACTAGAGGATGGGGAAAGGGACACATTCACTTTGCAAGATAAGGATTTCCCACCACTAATGGGAAGGAATAGGGCGGGCAGGGCACAGGGGATTTGGATCCATTTTCCCACCTCCTTCTGCTTTGTTCACACGTCATTTCTCTCTCAGCCAGTACCAGCGGACACAAagacaagaaacaaaaacaagatcaacCTCCAACGAGGCCACACCCAAGCCCTCTCCCTTCCCAAGCTGCGCCAGGGTTGCCAGGGTCAGGCAGGCCCGGCCAGGGTAGCTGTCCCACAGCCCCAGGGCACACCGCGAGGCTGCGGAGGACAGGGCTCCTTTCTCACACAGGGTGGGCCAAAGTtaataaattagaataaattaCGGGGATGGACTAGGGAAAGGAATGTAACTTTGTGCTGGGAGGGCCCCTTCTTTCCAACACACTAGAGttggtggggggaggcagggggcaTCTCCAAAGGCCACTACAGTAGGGATAAGAGCAATGGGGGCAGAAGTCAGCTTTCTTCCACGTTCTTCCCAAACAGAGCAGAAGAattaggggtggggggaagatacACACACAAGGAGAGGAACCCCCTTTCCCCAGGATAAGGAAGGGCCAAGAAGGAGGATACTAACCAACCCCCCGCCCCATCTCCCAAACCATCACTAAGGTTAAGGATTTGGTCAGTGAATCAATGAGGTGGGTGACAGGAATGTGGTAGGGGAAGCAGAAGATGTTGGAAACAGGGACGCCCAGCCACACCTGTCTCCCCAGCCTTCAGGGAGAACAGACTCAGGTTGGGGGAGAGGGCACCAGGGGCTGGGCTAGGGGTCAGCCATCACTGGTCAGCTTCCCCAAAGACATCATTCTGTTTGCGCTTCATGTTCTCAAAGTCAAAGGCGGAGCCTGCCATGCGCTTGTAGATGTCTTTGATGTCGTTGCAGGTTGTCTCAAAGTGTGTGGTGGCGTCGTAGGAGCAGGAACAGAACACCTGGAAACAGCCAGAGCCCAGGGCCCGAGGTGAGAGGGGCAGGGGCCCTGGGCCGGCAGCCAGGACCCAGGGCCAGGATAGGCTGCTTACCTGGCTCTCGGAACCATCATCGATGGGCTCGTACAAGTCACTGATGGCCACAAACCTGAGGGGCAGATGGAGGGACTGAAACAGGTCTTAGGATCAGCCTTGCCCTCCCTGATGTCCGCCCTCCGGCTCCCTGGCTCCCTTCCTccccccagctccagccccagccccccagcccctcacTTCTGGTCAATGGGCTCCAGCAGCTCCAGGGCCGGCTCAACCTCCTTTTCGGGATCTGTGGTCTCCACTGTGGTGCTGGCGATGGCAATGTACTTGCCCTGCGCGGCCACGTTGTGTGCATAGGAGATCATGCACACGTAGATGTCTGCCCACAAGAAAGGCTCCATTAGCAGGGGTACGTGGGGGGCTTCTGGGGGCCAAGCTCAACTCgggccctcctgcccctccccagccctgcagaGCTGGCCACATCCCAGCAGCCGCCCTCGTGGAAAGGAAGCATCCCCCGCTAGGGCCTCAAGGCATGGGGACCATGATGTGGATCCCTGCTCTTCCATGGAGGGATTGAGCAGAGAGCCAGCCcccgggctgggggtggggggcagcgaGACAGGGCTACCCCAAAGAAAAGAACACACTGGAGGAAGCCATGTGGAGCTTGGCCTACCTGACTTCCTGTTGACCTGGTTCTGGGGGATGATGATTTGGCAGGAGTTGGCATCGTTGGTGTTCTTGATCGGGTGGCTGAGGATGCAGATGATACGGATAACCTGGCCGGCCTTCCGCACGCGGTCAGGAACATAGCTGGGGTCACAGATCAGCTGCTTGCAGCGGGCCACCTGTGAAAGCACCAAAAGGCCTTGGCCCTATCCGACCCCCCCTCCATGTCTGAGGGCCAGAACACCCAGGGAAGGCTGGCAGCTCTGGTAGGCGGGCCACTCCCCAAAGCTGTCACCATCACCCCTCCCACAGCATACATTCTCCTCCCACACCTCGGGAAGCTGGGCCCTCATCCACAGCTGTCTGCTGACAGCAGTGACTACCGTCTTCCTCTGGAGCCCTGGTCCCCGGGCTGAGGCGCCTGGCCAAGCTGCAGGAGCCCCAGCAGAGCTAGGGTGACCAGGAAGAGGGTCTCAAAGGATGGGCTGAGCCCCACCCAGACCAGAGCGCCTGTGCAGCAGGAAGGCTCACCTCGCCCTCGGACTTCACGCCCACCACCTTGCCATTCTCCATGATGATGTCGTCCACTGGTTTGTTCAGCATGTACGTCCCCCCGTAGATGGCACTCAATCTACAGTGGGGAGAGGAACCATGAGGGTGCCTCCTGGGAGACAAGGGGACCAGCGCTACTGCATGCCCTGCCCCCGGCAGCACAGGGCATGGAGAAGGTGGCCTCAGGCAGGCAGAGCTCAGGAGACCCGGGGGCTCTTCCAAGCTTTGTTGTTACCAGGACCTCAAGACTGAACCTGGAAGGGTCCCTCCTCTCTAGACTTAATGCCAGAAATTTCCAGCAAAGGGCTAGTATGAGGGTAGCTCCTCAGGGAAACATCCTAGGGAATAGAATGAATGGGTCTGAAGAATCCGACCGGAGGTTTCAAGGCCACAGGCCCAGTCCTTGTGCCATCTGACTCCAGCTAGGAGCCAAGCGAGCCCTATCTGTGGTCCTTCATCTCTGCACTTCAATGCCCCACTGGGCTGCCATCACCCGAGGATGGTGGGAAGTAAACTAAGCCCACAGTGGGAAAGTAACAAAACACAGTGGAGATGCCCAAGGGGGCCCTTCCATTGTTGGCCTCAGCCTTCTCCACTGCCAACCAACAGAAGCCACGCCCTCACCTTGCAAAGCCTTGGGGCAGCTCGCCAAGGCCATAGAGTGGGTACAGATACGGGCTCTTTCCATACCGAGCCAGGGATTCGCTGTACAACTTGATGCGGTTGATGGTCTCGAGACATGGCTGGTCCAGGTAGCTGGGGGAAATAGGGTCAGAAGAGGCTCCAAGAGCAGAAGGCCCAGTGCACCCCCACCCTGGCATCAGGCCAGCCTTCCCACCCTTGCAGGCCTGGGAAAGACCATGGGTCAAACGCAGGGAAGGGACAGAAAAGGCGACAGGTGAGTGAGCCCAGAGCTGAGTACGGGAAGTACTCAGGGTGAGCCAAGGGAGCAGCAGGCAGGAGCGGGGAGGGCAGGGTGTGGGCCGGCTGAGGGGTAATATGCCATGCCAGTTTCCCCTCACTCATCAGTGCGGTAGAGCGCCAGGGCATGGCCAGTGAAGTCAATGACATCCTGGCCCAAGTCAAACTTCCGGTAGACGTCACGCATGCTGGTGTTCTGGGGGTCGACGCCCTCAAAGGTCTTGGGGTCGTTCTCATCAAAGTTTGCCACGAACACCAGGAACTTGCGGAAGCGCCGTTTCTCAAACATGCCCATCAGGTCTACGAGGGCCACATGCAAAGCACCACTGAGGTGCGGGCCGTGAACCTCTCCACCTGCCAGGCAGGCAGATCAAGCAGGTGCCCTAACTCCCAGCATGGTTCTCTTGCCGACCACTGTGTGATTTTCAATTAACCCCTCTGTGCTTATTGGCCTGTTTCCTCAACTGTACCAACAGTGATTCTGGCTGGACAGCCTCTGAGGGCCCTCCCAGCTCTGACATTGGGGATGTTTCACTGATTAGGTGAAGCCCCTATCAAAAGCTGAAATCTGTCCAGGACACCGTATTCCCTTCACACTTGGACTTCCCTCCTGGCAACCAGTGGGTGTACACAGGGGGGATGATAGAGCAAGGGGCTTTTGGTACTGCACAAGAAACATGACCTGCAGCAAGGGCCACCCTGCTCTCGATAGctgtcccccttccctccccgcccCGATTCCCTGGCTCACGGGACCCACACTCACTGGAAGCCAAGGCTTCAGTCTCAGTAGATGGTACTTTGTAGATCTTGCCCCCCTTGTAGACAAAGCTGCCCTCCACCACCTTGAAGTCCAGGTAGCGTGTCACCTCTGTATACAATAGCATCTTCACGAGCTGCCCTGCGGGGTGGTGTGGGCAAGGCAACACGGTCAGCGTGGCTCCCTTCACAAGCTTGAGCTGGTCTGTCTGTCCCTGGTCTGCAGTCTGACCCTTCTCTGCTCGTCCCAATCACCCTGCCCCCCACAATACCTCCTTCGTCTCCCTCACCATTGGCCATGAGGAATTTGGGGATCAAGTCAACGTTCCAGTCTCGGCCCCGGCCCATTGTCTCAGGGGGCCCCTCCAGCAACTGAAAACGCTTATACAGCTGCAgacaggggaaggggaagagagagacagaaagatgcATCTCAAGGAaccccctcccgcccccgcccccccacccagaAAACCTGGGGAGCTGCTTCATTCAGCACCCCATGCAAGAGGTTAACGAGGGACAGGCCCGGGCCCGGAGCAGCctacctcctccaggggggtgATGGAGGAGCTCTCGCCCCCATAGTAGGGGTTCCGGTCCATGTGCAGCACCTTCTTCCCGTTCACAGACATGATACCCGACAGGATACATTCCTGAGTGAGGGGCAATGTTCACTGCACTCCCATCTGcccacattcccaccagcagcccTGACCGTGTTCCCCACTCCAACCCTGAGGGGAGAGTCAACCTGAAGGGCCTCTGCCTCAACACACAGCTCCTTGCATCTGTGGCTGGTCGCTCTGCCtgaaattggggggggggggagcctTCATTTGACCACGGTTTCCTTTTATAACCTTGCTGGGTAAAAAGGTGAACAAGGAAAAGGATATCCAGCAGCCATATGGATGGTCTTCAAGCAACCAAGATGCCAAGAAAATCACCTATCCACGTAGAAGCCCACAAAAAGGCAGATAAAAACACAGGGATCGCCTAGCTGGACAAGCAAAGGACCCGAAAAGGAAGTATAAAGAAAGGCTTAGCATGGTGCCGAaatcccaggccccaccctgggCCGCTTTCCTCAAAGAGGAACCCCTGACCCTGAGCTTTCCCAGCCACAGTAGGGGCTTCCACACCCGACTGTGGGGGAGGCGTCTCTCAGGGAAGCAGTCCAACAGGGTTCGGGGGAGGGCAAACACCCTCACCAGTCACTGTCACCAGCCCAAGGACAAAGGCTGCAAATACGCCTCAGCCCCGAGGTCTCCATGGGAAACCGGGGTGGGGTAGCGGGAATGTGGTCACGGTCCCCACCGCGGCTCCTTCTGGAACATTCCCTGGGTCCTCGGGCCCCCTGAGAACCTGGGGAGGCAGGATGAAAGCCCACCCTGGCAAGTCCCCCCGCCCCGACCTGACCGGAGGTCCCTGTACCACGACATCTCCGCCAGAATGAGCGCAAAATGAGAGGGGATGTTAAGCTGGTCCTGGGTAGGGGCCGGGGGTCGGGCCCGGGGAATCGGTCAAGAGAGACAGCCAGAAAAGGGGCCGCTTCTTGGCAGACCGGGCATGACAGGGATGGAGGCCGCATCACGGTTGTTGGGCACGGGGCTGTCTTTTCGGGGACCGAACAGTGCCGCGCAGGCACTGATGGGAGGATGGGGTCGGGGGCTGCAGCATCCCAGGGAGAAAGAGAGGCGGCGCCCTGGACCCCGGAGGCCGCACTTACGGTGAGTCCGGTCCCCAGCACGATCACGTCGTATTCCTCGTCCATGGTCAGGCCTCGGTGTCAGCGCCCGtcggctcctcctcctcctccgccacagccgccgccgccgccgccgccgcagtgGACCAAAGATGGCGGCGCATTAGCGCCGCTCGACCCCTCCGCCACGTCAAAGAGTCCCGGCCCCTCCCCTCCGCCGCTGCTGCGCAGACCGGGGGCCCCTGCTGTCCCCGCTTGCCTCCCGGGGAGGGCTGCTGGGACCCGGGCTCTAGCGCTCGCGCCACTCGGCTGGCCACGCCGCCTCGCCGAGGGCCTAGAAAAGACGGCGGTGAGGCGGggcgaggcggggcggggcggcctgGCAGACGGTGCTGAGACCCGCCAGGGATCCGTGCGCGGGAGCCTCCCGCGCCCCGCCCCGGGAAGCTCGGCGCGGCCCCGCCGGCTGGGTGCGCGCTGCTGCAGCAGCCCGAGGCGGGCCCCTGGGGATGTGGGGGCGACTATTGTCGTGGCCGTCtcccccgcctccctctcccGGGCGCTGAAGGCCCCCGCCCTCCCCTAGTCGCTAAGGCGGGGGCCGGGGGAAACCCAGTTTGCGAACGACCCTCTCGGCCTCCGCTGGGTCGCTAGAAAAGCagcctccatccctccatcctcGGGCCTCCTCTCTCGGCCGTCAGCCAAGCGCATCCTCCCTTGTGCCCAGCGCAGAAATGAATGACAAGAAACCCAAGCATGGCGACCcgtctttattttatttggaaggaaACCACGAGCACCCCGGGGCTCCTGCCGGGTACTCCCGACAGGAACAGGTCCCAAACCCCGTGATCACACCCAGCCCACCTGCCATGGAGGTCCCTTCCTTCTTAGGCCAAAGGAATAAACCCCAGTGTACGCCTTATTGTTAGCAcatcaccaaaaaataaaacaataacgcCAGCTAAGCGGGACAGACAAATAGTACTTCCACACTCCCCCCCAAACTCAGGGAATGGAACAGCTCCTGGCTGCTACAAGGAACCCCATAGAGCCTGGGAAGGGAGGACTGGCTACACAAAAGCACTATCAACAGCAAGGAGCAAAGGTGGAGAAATGAGAATAAATAAGGAGAAGCGGGGTGGATTTTGCAGAACTAACGGCCCCTACCTTTATAATGATCAAGCCTGGGAGATCTGTCTACTGTCTATGCAGAAATATATACACCTTGTGGAGAGAGATGTGGTGGAGAGTGGACAGCCCGGGGAAGACCCTCAGCCAGCTGAACAGGTAGCCTGACAAGCTAGGGGGAGCCAGGGAGTCGTGGGATGGTGGAAGAGGGAGAAGTCTTCCTGCCCAATGGGCCTCTGATGGGGAGGTGACAACCTGGACCCCAGCCACACCCTCAACTCCCCCGCAGGTGTGGAATCACACGATCTGGGTCAAAGTGATGGTGGGGCCCTTGTGGTCGTCAAAGCGGTCCATGGTCTTGAGGCTGAGGATCATGTGCAGGCCGTAGGTGAAGATGAACAGCATGAACAAGGAGGTGAGCAACCCCATCCAGATACCCGGGGAGAAGAAGCCTGCACAGTCGCTAGCGTAGGAGAACTTCTTGTCTGTCACATTGAAGGCCTGGATCTGAGGGACAGAAAGCACCGAATGGCCCCACCCAGAGAGGCAAGGTAAGTGTTCCCCAGTTGGTGGGAAGAGAGCAGCAAGGGGATGGGACTACATTCCCAGGCCCAAACCTGAAAGGACCCAGAGACCCTTCACAGGCCTCTACTCCCCCTCGAACCCCTCCTCCAGCCAGGGCTCCCCCACTGTCAGGCAcagtccctcctcccttcctaccTGGAAGTCCCGAAAAGTCAACTGCCAAAGAGAGGGCTGCGTGTAAGGCACAAGGAGGTTGCCATCCTCGTTTTCACTGCTGACATGCTCACAGTGGAAGGAATAAATGCTGGGCCCCGTGACCTGGGAGGCATTGAAGTAGGTGACGGAGCCGTTGCTGTGGATTTCCAGGTTCTCCAAGGTAAACCAGTACCGGGCAGACACTGAGTAGAAGCTGCTAGCCAGAATGaacctgggggcgggggggtgccGTGGAGTGGGGTCAGGCAGCTGGAGAGGCTGGAGCCACAGCAGCCCACCTGCCCCTGCCTCTCAGACTCACTTGAATGTCACCATGGTCCCAAAGAGTGAGTCATATGTCAGCACCAGCCTGCGGAGGAAGAGGGGTTTTCAGATTCTGGAATGGCCTTGAAAACACTTCCGAGCAAGGCCCTCAGGTCTCCTTCTACCTGAACTGCACCAGGTCCTCCTGCAGAGCCACCTAAAGAACCAGGGCCCTAGCTTGACAGATAGGAGACCTGAGGCCCCATCCCTTTCCAAGTCAGGAACCGGGTAGCACACAGGTGCCCCACCTCCAGCTGAGGACTCCTTCCTCTGGGTTCCCTGAACCCCCAGACTCCCTCTTGGAGTTGCTTAAGGTGCTCAGGCTGGGCCATGAGGCTGCCCAAGGGGGTGGCACCGGGATCCAGGGTGATTAGGAACTGTTAACAACCAAGGCCCCAGCTAAGGATGAGAAGGCATGAGCAGGCAGAGCTCTGAGCAGCAGCCCCACCCTACACCACCACCTGCGTCTTCACGCTGAACGCCCCCCAACACAGACCCAGGCAGGGGCACGCACTTTGCCCTCACCTGGCAAAGGAGTCATTCCAGAAGGAGCCAGTCAGGTTGAGGTCCTGGACCCCAAAGGTGCGGGAGGTCAGGTCCTCCCAGTGCTCCCCGTATGCCACTGAGAAGTTTTGGGCCCAGAAGAGGATCCGGGTGTCATAACTGTCATTGTAACTCACGGGGACATTCATTGCAGGCGGCACCACTGTTCTCTG from Bubalus bubalis isolate 160015118507 breed Murrah chromosome X, NDDB_SH_1, whole genome shotgun sequence encodes the following:
- the FAM50A gene encoding protein FAM50A, which encodes MAQYKGAASEAGRAMHLMKKREKQREQMEQMKQRIAEENIMKSNIDKKFSAHYDAVEAELKSSTVGLVTLNDMKAKQEALVKEREKQLAKKEQSKELQLKLEKLREKERKKEAKRKISSLSFTLEEEEEAGEEEEEVVAMDEEELEREEITTKKRKMGKNPDVDTSFLPDRDREEEENRLREELRQEWEAKQEKIKSEEIEITFSYWDGSGHRRTVKMKKGNTMQQFLQKALEILRKDFSELRSAGVEQLMYIKEDLIIPHHHSFYDFIVTKARGKSGPLFNFDVHDDVRLLSDATVEKDESHAGKVVLRSWYEKNKHIFPASRWEPYDPEKKWDKYTIR
- the GDI1 gene encoding rab GDP dissociation inhibitor alpha, encoding MDEEYDVIVLGTGLTECILSGIMSVNGKKVLHMDRNPYYGGESSSITPLEELYKRFQLLEGPPETMGRGRDWNVDLIPKFLMANGQLVKMLLYTEVTRYLDFKVVEGSFVYKGGKIYKVPSTETEALASNLMGMFEKRRFRKFLVFVANFDENDPKTFEGVDPQNTSMRDVYRKFDLGQDVIDFTGHALALYRTDDYLDQPCLETINRIKLYSESLARYGKSPYLYPLYGLGELPQGFARLSAIYGGTYMLNKPVDDIIMENGKVVGVKSEGEVARCKQLICDPSYVPDRVRKAGQVIRIICILSHPIKNTNDANSCQIIIPQNQVNRKSDIYVCMISYAHNVAAQGKYIAIASTTVETTDPEKEVEPALELLEPIDQKFVAISDLYEPIDDGSESQVFCSCSYDATTHFETTCNDIKDIYKRMAGSAFDFENMKRKQNDVFGEADQ